The proteins below are encoded in one region of Colletotrichum lupini chromosome 5, complete sequence:
- a CDS encoding acid phosphatase, translating into MSLLGRNTVNAFNSDWSVKVSYNTDPVAIDGESPRGSSQRRSHPAIGRPLLRPAKLGSCFLQAMCGAQRTTASGGGASLIPPWSASCHSYNLFRAGPSLKSTCPDLTRGLNGALGRSWRSRMQPFVAVVLLILPLVAMSPMSSLALKAALLLPLVSAASCSNESYTHNGLTWSRGIRMNQVQVVGTHNSYHREAPLEEHPTQAKMLPNVQNYYYSHPSLDIQLNYQSIRNLELDIFADPEGGHYATPLIRKLANLSTTPDPDLLAPGIKVLHVADADYHPTCKTFIGCLSIVKKWSQAHPDHVPIPFMIEFKTSEAAFAAIGGASQISWNDTALLKGLDDEIRSVFAPGDLVTPDDIRRGNLTLEQSVLQYGWPDLESARGRVLFLMDNGPVNPIRDSYTEGRPNLEGRILFTNSAPGNSDCAFQKLNDPTGTEQANIQAQVKAGYWVRTRADIPLDTLLSNDTTGMREDAFSSGAQIMSTDFQAYGMSSRWNVDYAARFEGGAAVRCNPINGPANCANEALEPVSYVRN; encoded by the exons ATGTCGCTCTTGGGAAGAAATACAGTTAATG CGTTCAACTCGGACTGGTCTGTCAAGGTC AGCTACAATACAGATCCTGTCGCAATCGATGGCGAGAGCCCACGTGGATCATCTCAACGACGTTCTCAT CCCGCCATTGGCCGACCCCTCCTTAGGCCTGCCAAGTTGGGAAGCTGTTTCCTCCAAGCAATGTGCGGGGCACAGCGGACAACGGCTTCCGGTGGTGGGGCATCTCTCATTCCG CCTTGGTCTGCATCCTGTCACTCATATAACCTTTTCAGAGCTGGTCCTTCACTCAAATCCACGTGCCCTGACTTGACCCG AGGCTTGAACGGAGCTCTCGGTCGCTCTTGGCGATCTCGAATGCAACCTT TTGTTGCTGTTGTTCTCCTCATCTTACCCCTCGTCGCCATGTCGCCTATGTCAAGCCTGGCCCTCAAAGCTGCTCTCC TGCTCCCTCTCGTGAGCGCCGCTTCATGCAGCAATGAGTCCTACACCCACAATGGCCTCACCTGGTCCCGTGGCATCCGGATGAACCAGGTTCAAGTCGTAGGCACGCACAACTCGTACCATCGCGAGGCCCCGCTTGAGGAGCACCCAACCCAGGCGAAGATGCTTCCCAACGTCCAGAACTACTACTACTCCCACCCATCCCTTGATATACAGCTCAACTACCAGTCCATCCGCAACCTTGAGCTCGACATCTTTGCCGACCCTGAGGGAGGCCACTACGCCACGCCCCTCATCCGCAAGCTTGCGAACCTCTCCACGACTCCAGACCCCGATCTCCTCGCTCCAGGAATCAAAGTCCTCCATGTCGCCGACGCAGACTATCACCCTACCTGCAAGACATTCATCGGGTGCTTGAGTATCGTCAAGAAGTGGAGCCAGGCGCACCCGGACCATGTCCCCATCCCCTTCATGATCGAGTTCAAGACCTCCGAAGCCGCCTTCGCAGCAATCGGCGGTGCGTCTCAGATCTCCTGGAACGATACGGCACTTCTCAAGGGCCTCGATGATGAGATCCGTAGTGTCTTTGCGCCCGGGGACCTTGTTACCCCGGACGACATCCGTAGGGGCAACTTGACGCTGGAGCAGTCTGTCTTGCAGTATGGGTGGCCTGACTTGGAGAGTGCCCGTGGTCGTGTGCTGTTCTTGATGGACAACGGACCCGTCAACCCAATTCGTGACTCTTACACCGAGGGCCGACCTAACCTTGAAGGCCGTATTCTCTTCACAAACTCCGCGCCCGGAAACTCTGACTGCGCGTTCCAAAAG CTCAATGACCCCACTGGCACCGAGCAGGCCAATATCCAGGCGCAGGTCAAGGCGGGCTACTGGGTCCGCACACGCGCCGACATCCCGCTCGATACGCTGCTGTCCAACGACACGACGGGGATGCGTGAGGATGCGTTCTCCAGCGGTGCGCAGATCATGTCGACCGATTTCCAGGCCTACGGCATGAGCAGCCGCTGGAACGTCGACTATGCCGCTCGCTTCGAAGGTGGTGCGGCGGTGCGATGCAACCCCATCAATGGGCCCGCCAATTGCGCGAACGAGGCGTTGGAGCCGGTTTCGTATGTCCGCAACTAG